CGAAAGCACCAGACACAAGATATCGAAACAAGCACACTGAGATTACTTTAATAACCATAACGCATAGATAGGAATCCAAAGTCTACATCATCAGAGCACACCATTAGTTAAAGCAACATGATCCTTAGTCTTACTACACACaacttatttttaaaacaagaaaacacaaCACGACAGAGTTTCATGCTCAGAAAGATAAGCTTCGACTAAGCTCCTCAGTGTCACCAGCTTGACTCAGCTCTTCGGTATTTCCAGCTACTTCATCCTCTTGATTCCCCGTGGGAGGTGGGGCATATCGAGGGTATTCTCCCCCTGCTTAGATGCACATTCAGATAAAAACAATCAGGCACAAGTTAGTCTAGGATAAAAACAATCCACAAACATGATACGCTTACTCCTCAGACGAATGTGAATGGCTTTGAGATCAGCGATGGTGCGTTCAATGTCTTCCTCAAGGGTTGCAGATCGTGTGTCTGCTCCAGTGCCACGCCCTGCTTTGATGTCTTTCACCACCAGCTTAGGAAAACCAGTAAACTCATCAGTCGGATAGTCAATGGGGACAATCCTCTGGAAGTTGATGACTTGCTGAATCAGAGTAGGAAACATGATCCTTCGAGATTTTTTCTTCTTAGTGTTTTCAGCCATCCTCATGATCTGATCATATACCAGCTTCCCAAAGTTGAAACCATCTTCATTGTGATGAAGCATATACACAAACTTCAAGCGAGCTTGATTCATGTTGGTGTAGTTCATTGTCGGAATCCAGTTGGTGCAAACAAGCTTGTACAGCACCTGATTCGTCGGGGTGAGAAACTTTGAGCTCATGTTTTCCCATCGGTTTATCTGCCCATCAGTGAGGAACCCACACACTTCATCAATCCCTTCATCCAACCAGTTAGGATCATCCTCAAACCCAGGGATGCAGTAGATGGCATTAATCAAGCTTGGTGAGAAATCAATCATCGACCCCCTAAGATACACAGCTACACCAACATCGCGTTCAGAGGCCTCCAAGAGATTAGCTATGAATTCTCTTACCACAGTTGGTTGATAGGCATCAACGTCGGTGAGAGTATGAAGTAGTCCTGCATTCTCCACAATACTCCGAACATCGGCAAGGTTCGCATCGGTAAGAGAGATGCGATGTTGATTGATGAATTTTCTCGTCTTGAGTCCTTGGAATCGCTCTGTAGCCGCCATAGAGAAGAATCGTTGAGTAAGAGGCGTCTTGTGTGGTTGCATTAGCTCGGGGTACAGATCAAGTTTGGTCCGATACATGAGGCGATTTTCATGATATCGCTCCTCCTTAGCTCGATTCGCAAAGGTCTCGGCTTCACCCATAGGATTCTCAACGCCATTATCGGAGTCTGTCTCCGAGAGTGACTCGTTATCCGGCTCTACAAGCTCCGGTGAGACATCGCGAGACGGACGCCGACGAACTCGCTTCCGCGTAGATGGAGGAGACTGCGGCTGCGACGAGGGAGGCTGAGACGAGCTTCCAGCACCAGATGAGCCTCGGTTTAGACGGGAGCTTCTTCGCGGTTGCATGTCGTCggtgagaggagagagagacgaGCTAGGAGATTTGTTCGAGGGTGGCGACAATACCAAAGTTCCTAAACAACTTTAACAACTCCACAATTCATTAGTCACATAGAAAAGGCCCAAAGTGAAATGAGGCCCAAACAAAGAAGAGTAATTTATAAACCATAGCATCACAAGGCAAATGATAACCAAGTGAATTTGACACCACTTACCGCCATGTGAGAGCATGTGAGAGAGATCCGAGATTCACAAAGCAAGTATCAAGACAACCTTTATATACATGTAACCATTTAAGACATGCTCAAGATGCCTTTTTGTCCAGAGGAAAGACACAGAAGTCATTGCACCAACTCAGTCAACTACCACAAAGAACTTTAATGAAATCAATGAGTCAACCCAAGTTAATAGCTTTTTCTCAGCCGAGTAGCTGTCACACACAAGATTCACTTTAGCCAATCATCCTTCCTCAAGTTCGCACTCACACTCATTAGTAATGTCTGGAAACACATGTTAAGCATCTTGTGCTTGTCTCTTCTACTCTACAAGAACTTAGATTAACTTTGACTCCAAGAGTACAATCGACAATTCAGTGCAATGAGATGGTATCCGAATCTAGACACAAAGTGGGATAACACCCTGATCCAGATCGGGCCATCTCTAAGAATTGTGATCTTCTCTGCCCAGTCAAGACAGTGATCGTAGTCAGAAACAAAATGTGATAGCATCCAGTTCCAACTCGAGTATCTATCATTCCAGGCCTTTTGCTTAACTTTCTGTAACTGAGTAACTCAG
The Raphanus sativus cultivar WK10039 chromosome 1, ASM80110v3, whole genome shotgun sequence DNA segment above includes these coding regions:
- the LOC108849701 gene encoding uncharacterized protein LOC108849701, producing MQPRRSSRLNRGSSGAGSSSQPPSSQPQSPPSTRKRVRRRPSRDVSPELVEPDNESLSETDSDNGVENPMGEAETFANRAKEERYHENRLMYRTKLDLYPELMQPHKTPLTQRFFSMAATERFQGLKTRKFINQHRISLTDANLADVRSIVENAGLLHTLTDVDAYQPTVVREFIANLLEASERDVGVAVYLRGSMIDFSPSLINAIYCIPGFEDDPNWLDEGIDEVCGFLTDGQINRWENMSSKFLTPTNQVLYKLVCTNWIPTMNYTNMNQARLKFVYMLHHNEDGFNFGKLVYDQIMRMAENTKKKKSRRIMFPTLIQQVINFQRIVPIDYPTDEFTGFPKLVVKDIKAGRGTGADTRSATLEEDIERTIADLKAIHIRLRRGEYPRYAPPPTGNQEDEVAGNTEELSQAGDTEELSRSLSF